The following proteins come from a genomic window of Citrobacter europaeus:
- a CDS encoding putative transporter — translation MSDIALTVSVLALVAVVGLWIGNIKIRGVGFGIGGVLFGGIIVGHFVDQAGMTLSGDMLHFIQEFGLILFVYTIGIQVGPGFFASLRVSGLRLNLFAVLIVIMGGLVTAILHKIFAIPLPVVLGIFSGAVTNTPALGAGQQILRDLGTPADVVDQMGMSYAMAYPFGICGILLTMWLMRLIFRVNVDAEAHQHESTLTNGHALIQTMNIRVENPNLNNMAIQDVPILNSDKIICSRLKREETLMVPSPGTIIQMGDLLHLVGQPGDLHNAQVVIGQEVDTSLSTRGTDLRVERVVVTNEQVLGKRIRDLHFKERYDVVISRLNRAGVELVASSDASLQFGDILNLVGRPASIDAVANVVGNAQQKLQQVQMLPVFIGIGLGVLLGSIPLFIPGFPVALKLGLAGGPLIMALILGRIGSIGKLYWFMPPSANLALRELGIVLFLAVVGLKSGGDFVDTLTQGDGLSWVGYGIFITAIPLITVGLLARLFVKMNYLTLCGMLAGSMTDPPALAFANNLHATSGAAALSYATVYPLVMFLRIITPQLLAVIFWGLG, via the coding sequence ATGAGTGATATAGCATTGACGGTCAGCGTTCTGGCATTGGTGGCGGTTGTCGGATTATGGATCGGCAACATAAAAATACGTGGTGTTGGTTTTGGCATTGGAGGCGTGCTGTTCGGCGGCATTATTGTCGGGCATTTTGTCGATCAGGCAGGGATGACCCTGAGCGGCGACATGCTGCATTTTATTCAGGAATTTGGCCTGATTCTTTTCGTCTACACCATCGGTATTCAGGTGGGGCCGGGCTTTTTTGCGTCACTGCGCGTTTCCGGGCTGCGGCTGAATCTGTTTGCCGTACTGATTGTTATTATGGGTGGCCTGGTCACCGCGATCCTGCATAAGATTTTTGCCATTCCCCTTCCCGTGGTGCTGGGAATATTTTCCGGTGCGGTGACCAATACCCCGGCCTTAGGCGCGGGCCAGCAAATTCTGCGCGATCTGGGTACCCCTGCTGATGTAGTGGATCAGATGGGGATGAGCTATGCCATGGCCTATCCTTTTGGTATCTGTGGTATTTTGCTCACGATGTGGCTGATGCGCCTCATTTTTCGCGTTAACGTCGATGCCGAAGCCCATCAGCATGAATCTACGCTGACCAACGGACACGCGCTGATTCAGACGATGAACATCCGCGTGGAAAACCCAAACCTCAACAATATGGCGATTCAGGATGTCCCGATTCTGAACAGCGATAAAATCATCTGCTCGCGTTTGAAACGTGAAGAGACATTGATGGTGCCGTCGCCAGGGACAATTATCCAGATGGGCGACCTGTTACACCTGGTCGGTCAGCCTGGCGATCTGCACAACGCGCAGGTGGTGATTGGGCAGGAGGTGGACACATCGCTGTCGACGCGAGGTACCGATTTACGCGTTGAGCGCGTGGTGGTGACCAACGAACAGGTACTGGGTAAACGAATCCGCGACCTGCATTTCAAAGAGCGTTACGACGTGGTTATCTCCCGTTTGAACCGTGCGGGGGTTGAGCTCGTAGCCAGCAGCGACGCCAGCCTGCAATTCGGGGATATCCTCAATCTGGTGGGGCGTCCCGCGTCCATTGATGCCGTCGCCAATGTTGTCGGTAACGCGCAGCAAAAACTGCAGCAGGTGCAGATGCTGCCGGTATTTATTGGTATCGGGCTGGGTGTTCTTCTGGGTTCAATCCCACTGTTCATCCCGGGGTTCCCGGTGGCGTTAAAACTGGGTCTGGCCGGTGGGCCGCTGATCATGGCCTTGATCCTGGGGCGTATTGGCAGCATTGGTAAGCTGTACTGGTTTATGCCTCCCAGCGCTAACCTGGCGTTGCGAGAATTGGGGATTGTGCTGTTTCTCGCGGTAGTTGGTCTGAAGTCAGGCGGTGATTTTGTCGATACCCTGACGCAGGGCGATGGCCTGAGCTGGGTGGGCTACGGGATTTTCATTACTGCTATTCCGCTGATTACCGTGGGTTTGTTAGCTCGTCTATTTGTCAAAATGAACTACCTGACGCTGTGCGGCATGCTGGCTGGCTCAATGACCGATCCCCCTGCGCTGGCGTTTGCTAACAACCTGCATGCCACCAGCGGGGCGGCGGCGCTCTCCTACGCCACCGTTTACCCGCTGGTTATGTTCCTGAGGATTATCACGCCACAGCTGCTGGCGGTGATCTTCTGGGGGCTGGGTTAG
- the ibpB gene encoding heat shock chaperone IbpB, whose product MRNYDLSPLLRQWIGFDKLANALQNTGESQSFPPYNIEKSDDNHYRITLALAGFRQEDLDIQLEGTRLTVKGTPQQPEKETKWLHQGLVTQPFSLSFTLAENMEVSGASFTNGLLHIDLTRNEPETIAPQRIAISERPALNS is encoded by the coding sequence ATGCGTAACTACGATTTATCCCCACTGCTGCGTCAATGGATCGGTTTTGACAAACTAGCCAATGCCTTGCAAAACACCGGTGAAAGCCAGAGCTTCCCGCCATATAACATTGAAAAGAGCGATGATAACCACTACCGCATTACCCTTGCGTTAGCTGGTTTCCGCCAGGAAGATCTGGATATTCAACTGGAAGGCACGCGCCTGACCGTGAAAGGTACGCCGCAACAGCCGGAAAAAGAGACCAAATGGTTGCATCAGGGGCTGGTCACTCAGCCGTTCAGCCTGAGCTTCACGCTGGCTGAAAATATGGAGGTCTCCGGCGCAAGCTTCACTAACGGCTTGCTGCATATCGATTTGACCCGGAATGAACCTGAAACCATTGCTCCACAACGTATCGCCATCAGCGAACGTCCCGCATTAAATAGCTAA
- the ibpA gene encoding heat shock chaperone IbpA, with protein MRNFDLSPLYRSAIGFDRLFNLLENNQGQSNGGYPPYNVELVDENHYRIAIAVAGFAESELEITAQDNLLVVKGAHADDQKERTYLYQGIAERNFERKFQLAENIHVRGANLVNGLLYIDLERVIPEANKPRRIEIN; from the coding sequence ATGCGTAACTTTGATTTATCCCCGCTGTACCGTTCTGCTATTGGTTTTGATCGCCTGTTTAACCTGCTGGAAAACAATCAGGGCCAGAGCAATGGCGGCTACCCTCCGTATAACGTTGAGCTGGTAGACGAAAACCATTACCGCATTGCGATTGCCGTTGCCGGTTTTGCTGAAAGCGAACTGGAAATTACTGCCCAGGACAATCTGCTGGTGGTGAAAGGCGCTCATGCGGACGATCAAAAAGAACGTACTTACCTGTATCAGGGCATTGCCGAGCGCAACTTCGAACGTAAGTTCCAGTTAGCGGAGAACATTCATGTTCGCGGCGCAAACCTGGTGAATGGTCTGCTGTATATCGATCTTGAGCGCGTGATTCCCGAAGCGAACAAGCCGCGCCGCATCGAAATCAACTAA
- a CDS encoding YceK/YidQ family lipoprotein, which produces MIKKMLVTLAMCSGMAFLSGCSSIMSHTGGKEGTYPGTRASATMISESDTNWGTKSLAILDMPFTAVLDTVLLPWDLFRKDNSVRSRVEKSEERTQATNAVIPPAEMTAP; this is translated from the coding sequence ATGATAAAAAAAATGTTGGTAACACTGGCAATGTGCAGCGGGATGGCGTTTTTGAGCGGCTGTTCCAGCATTATGTCGCATACCGGAGGCAAGGAAGGGACGTATCCTGGCACGCGCGCCAGCGCCACAATGATTAGCGAAAGTGATACAAACTGGGGAACCAAGTCGCTGGCGATTCTGGATATGCCGTTTACCGCCGTACTGGATACGGTATTGCTTCCGTGGGATCTCTTTCGCAAAGACAACTCGGTGAGATCCCGCGTAGAAAAAAGCGAGGAGAGAACGCAGGCCACAAACGCGGTTATTCCCCCGGCTGAAATGACCGCGCCTTAA